The genomic interval ATTTCTAcccacatcgtcatctcactagtcTCCAGCTGctgctaggaactaattccctaaaaagaagaagaaacatggtTAGTGttgcctgaatcaattatccaagtagaattatcattctccactaaacaagtttccaacactagtaaatcacatttaccttgtttgatCTTCTTTTTTTCTACCAATTATTTGGGATAATTTCTCTTCTAGTGTCCCGTTGCAATGGAAGCAGATTCCCTTTGTAGCATTGgttttcttgcccttttgggcaGTAGTGAGATTAACTTTCCCctaatttccttcttcttcttccactttttggtgctaaaggaagaaggtacagactgTTCCAAAGGTCAAACCTCTGTAGAACTTTTTGGAGGACAAGGCTGAAGGGATCAAATCCTGCATTTGCATCCCGCAAATcgattttacattaaacaaaatcattGTATAAAACAGAATGAATAAACACGTAAACTAGCATACTATTGAGGAAAGGATTAGAGCGCTTCTTGCCTTTGTAAATTCCCCAAGTTccacgaacaatcctctccaAGGTTCCAAGGAATGGATCTCCaaacgatcttgatcacgaacaactctTTGAGcgatctcgaacactaccacaagagttatctcgttattctctaggattccaatagagggataggtggtatcgAACTATTTTAAGAAAGAGAGGAGAAtaaggttttggagagtagagagacTCAGAGAAAATTCTACATAATAACACTAGAGAGTTGTGTATTATTAGAGTTTCTCTACAATGAGAATTGTGTATTCAGTGCATTCCCAAATGGCCAtggggaggtctttatatagagaagggtcaagcccctttcccaatatattttccttttctataattaattaaatgacatttattgaattaattagctcatttaattaaataacgcttatttaatcaataacccaattaaataacacttatttaattttcacaattttcacaatattatttaattttaatttgcacaacaattaaataactacttatacattaaacccaatttaatgtatacatttaattatcatatatgtctcatgtatatgtgcaaaacctctattaaataattctttgttaatctaattcacttgaattaattaatttgaatcttattcgaatattactttccaatttaaatatagatcatattcataatcaattagatattaatcacattaatatatagtttcctcaaataaATTCGAACcattcaaattatccctcttaagtatcctctagtaAGCTAATcaggggacctggtggacctgtagatcagaaggttagatatgagattaattggttaaattcattaaccaagttaattaatattcgttaactatggaTACACTCCACTGAAGGCCCACAACTGCACTTTTATCACTATAggtatatttatgtgtccacggatatagaccgataccagcaagttagtcattcatgagtgttcgtaactccaactggatcaaattattgttttacctttaggttacctctgacttcttaagtaccctctaataaacaacctgtttatggtccaaccaataaacagaaaccctttcgagccaatgagagggtaggaccctttgttcaagtcccggagacgccacttaagagaacactcatctacttaccttaaggcgggaaggagtgaatttcatcttgtatttttatgttcccagctccccactcagttttgtccccaaaatggtaggcatattgggtcggtGATTTGGCTACCcccaccatacaaatcaaaggacaattccTCATGAACATGAGTTTATAATATACTCAgcattaagactaagttgcttaggtcatcctaatgaaataggacctaactagtcaatggtgttacatctaatggttactattttgcggtccaatctatgcaaactcattgcataggataccctccCTCGCGTGTTACCTacacgaacgcgttggatcattacatttgtatcaaatacaaagtggtctgtatccatagtgttactaggataaggtacccaaccttatccttatactatagaccttttaggtcgTATCTTAAACATTACatttcaagactcataagacagtcttggatgttagtttatcgGATTtggggttattaagacaaaatagacaacaatgcaaacaataacatttattgattcaacatctataactctttattgatgacggtcaattaataacgtTTACTATCtctgagttttagggcataaaacccaacagaggCAACATTTTTCTCATCCTTctgttccttgactttcatcaaggattggtaTGTCTACAGGTCATTGAGCAGAACCATGAGACAAACAAAAGATCTTCTTTCTAAATAGATTCGATTTAGAACTATTATATGTGGTTAGGTTGTAGTTAAGTTTGTTCATAACAGCGTTGCTGCGAAACTATaagaaactttcaggtaaagtttccaggatgaagctaacctgattgGCCTCATCATTAACAACTCTGTTCATCTCTACCACGTTGAAATGAAACATCATGTTCATAACATGTTCACGAACTAATGTCCCTTCTTTCATATGAGCATTGAAGATATACTTGAAAGTATCATGCTTGAGTTGTGAGGActgttgtccaaacattcccctcaggaactccatgatctcataggCCGTaagcatgagctcatgcttcttggccaaaactttaGACAAGCTGGCCAATATATACGCTcgagccttttcatttgccttgACTCATCAGtcatatgcctctcgaacatttcgggCTACATTGGTATCTGGGACTTAAGGGCGCTTCTCAATTAGGACGAATCGCAGGTTATCGATAATGAGTACAATGTTAATAGTACTTTTCCAGCTTGTATAGTTAtcattgtttaattatcaaCGAAAAACAAGTTTAAAGTAGTGCTCATCATTATGAAAAtgttgaaaccatacaatttatttatattagttattcgACGCATTAcctaattaaataaccatcaatttagcaaaattctaatgtaccctacatgacatctattttacaaTTATGCTTCAGTGGGACATGGTAAAAGCCGTCGTAGAGTGAACAGTTACCCCTTCACtgattgagacaatctcaactaataattacacaagaataactcttattcctataattattaatcaccattgtttggtccgAAAAATGTTTACTTGCTTAAAagtttcttgtaagtgtaacccctccttttagattctaaagttccgtcccaatgagccaaccatagaaaaaaaattgattgaggcaaaaactaaaacaatatTATCCATTTcttttctggagtttgagtaaaaattcATGCAAAGCCATTTGTagagggacacaagcaaaggtgtcttgaggccaaacatgaaagtttacttcaaactaatgaaggagaccatgggatgtgttgacatacttcctctcccacttactatgaacactctctccattcaccttgttattgacctatgcaaacaccacCCATAGGGGACGCAAGCAAAGGtacctcaaggccaagcatagatctcacaatgtgaacttttagagagaaacatgaaaggaaaaaatgaagtatcatatatctcattttcctctcactgagtgttttacctagagttgattaacttagaaaattcggttaattaattttattaagtgtTTGTAAACTTTTCCCAAAGTAACATTTacattggatagtttaacaatgttgattactatttattaaacactttaacaaactttaatcattcattacatgcttgtaacaaatctatctaattcacctttccaggttagtttctaggtaggggtattttcatttccatcagcttaaataccccagtctaGACAGAATTGCACTTAAACAAAGGTCCTTGAtacatttattacaaatttaatcttttattcaattaaatcaatttaatcctattaaattgaattaaaagatttaaacaattctaatcaaaattggaaaaatattaaacataggtctaatatgaaattaattttaaattatttaagaaagatTCAACCTAGGTTAGCATGCAATTCCTTTTTCATTACattacatatataatatattaatataatatatataatatataaagtaatgaatatatatatataaaatatacacACATCtaaactatacattataacaattataatataaatgatgcatgaacatacATATATCCTATgatgggatttttctatatgacataaattatgacatatattaaaataaaataaccatacatcaaatgcataaataaaaacATCAATTGGGACCAAAATTGACATCCTAtacctttaattaaattattataacaattataataaatgaaaaacaattaaaactaaGCTATTAGAAAAACTGAAGAAAATCGCTTGAACCGAACCGTCGAACCGGAAGTTGAACTGTTGAAACGCGCGTGCCTCTTCAAATCTGGAGTGTCGCAACGCTCTTCGCCAGTATTGGGACACTGGCGTCCTTTTAGTGCTTATCGTTACGCTGCTCGCAGTGTTGTAACGTTGCAGCTGGAACATTGCAACGCTAAGACTTCTGCCTTATAGAATGAGGCCAGCATTACAACGCTGAAGCCTGATACTGTAAGGCATAATGCTTGCAGTTTTTCACATATTCATTAGTAATTCTCCATTATTTCTCCATTTTCCACCAAATCAAAGCTGAAACTTGATCATGATTGATATGGACATCAGATACAGACTCAATAGCAAACAAATATGTCTAAAACAATGGGCCCTTTACATATTTAATCAAAAATTGAACGACAAAAATTCCAAAACCAATCCCAAAAACATCTAAACGAGCAAACCACATTCAACATatatttattcaaaatcaaaatcccaGCATCATTCtatatttcatttggaaattaaaattaggatggaaacctggctctgataccaattgaaaggaaACGCAAGTACCCGTAGCAGAAACGATCAtgtcttaattctaattttacagAACATACAGAAAATATAGAGGACGGAAACAAGATATACATAATATAATAAACATGTTTTTATATAGAAATTAAAGAGGAAATACAAATCCAAAgattacatacctttgaagattaaTCTCTTGACAATTCCTATCTCAATCTTAAACACAACAAACATTTCCATCAAGAAATCTCAGcaacaaaattcaaaacaattAGACATCACCATGTGGAAACCTCGTTATTCTTGAGGTAGAGAATCGTTGAGAGTTTGTGGGCTTCaagattaattttgaaaaaaggaattaaaaattgatttgagaGAGTAGAGACCACACCAAGAACCACACACTAAAACCCTTGTGTTCTAATATGTGTTTCTAtaaatgcaagaagaagatccATCTTCCTCATCTTTTGCACTTCAACTTccacatattaaaaaaatgggaAAATAATGGAGGGAATTATTCAAAATATCTCTCTCCCTaacaattgaaaaattaaaaaacttatttctcaattttaatttttaattaattaaaataattaatatatatatatatataaaccgtatgttatatctaatataacatatagcctatagattatattatatcacatataatataacctatagtttaatattttctcACTTAACTTATAGCAACTAATATGAACAAAATccatataatatttgaatcaaattcaaataattattttctcttaaataaaactttatattataatgtatcatatacattatatcatAACTGattccttttattaatttgaataattcaaattaatccaaaattaatttgattctcattaatcccaaATGAGCTAACAAGAGGATCTTATAGACccatagattgaagcttcaatgatacttgattaatcaattaaactctttaattgaattaatcaacttccattaactgttggtcactccactaaagaccgatagttacactctttgcactatagatgtatttttgtgtccattggatataaccattcaactgtgcattgacccttcataaattgctcgtaagtacagctaggccaaaattatcatttttcccCCATAGTTCcactaactccttaagtaccactgatccctttaatgaacaataagttatagaaacttggctaggagagggtgtgacgccaaaTTATTCGAGCCATGGAATGAGCCCTtaaggagtaatttatctactttcattaactatagagaatgaatgaattccttcttgtgtagctatgttcccaactctccaatcagaaaaatcatcaaaatggtaggcatttTGAGTCAGCGAAACAAGCCACTTTCATCCAtgtaaatcaaaagaccaccttcataggcataagctcacaacttactcaaggttcaggtcaagtcatctatggtcatcctggtgaaatgcaagtcttttctagtaacagtgttatatagagagattaTTCATTTCGTATCatagtcttatataaactctttgtataaaatatccctgttgacatgtctccacatgaatgatcaagattagatcatttgcaacactttacaacaattgtaacaactacaaagcgagcaatattcgtaatgtcactaggataagacacccaatgttatctatctactatagatcatttaggttttcacttaaacatgatccatctatatgtctctacatacatatttaagttacaaaagataatcctggatcttagtttattggtttttgtgggttaatgtaactaaatgtcaaataaaatacctcatattttcttagataaataaagtgtttgtacaatacaattacaaactacaagacccacgagatttagaacatcaaccccaataggtGGCGCTAGTAGttgtggtggtggtggtgtccGAGTAGATGGTGGTGGTAGTGTTCAGGTCGATAGTGGTAATGGTATCCAGGTCGATGGTGGTGTGGTGTCGGGGTCGATGGTGGTAGTGGTGGTTGTGTCCAGGTCGATGGCAGTGGTGGTAGTTCTGGTGGTAATAGTGAAGGACCGATCCCACACAAAAGTTATATTAATCGATTGATGAAAATAATTGAATAACATAACTCACCATTATATACATACCTGGTAGAATGATCGTAGTAGATCAACAAAGGTTTGCAACTGTGATTTCACATCGCGTATATCAAACTTCATCTCCTCCAAGGTAGTCGCGACTCTTGCAACTTGTTCATCTAGTGACAGACTATAGTCACCACGTTatacccttcttcttctcgtTAACAAACCAAGGTCTAAGTCACAATGCTCCCAATCTTCACCATTCATATGATCGGGATCGATCAAACGGGGTTTTTCTATCTCTAACACATCCAGACTATGTGTATATTGCACAATAGGGGTTCTTCCATCTCCAATGTAATGATCTTCATCCTTATCGTCCATATTATCGGGATTGGGGCAGCTTGCGCCTGACTCAAACGACATTCTTTCGTCTTTTGTGAGATCCACATGCCCAACCTTATCCTCCACTTGGGTATCTCTATATTGTATCTCATAGTCAGACAAGTAAAAGACCGTGATGATAACCGTCTACATTACGCATGACGTAATGATTTATTGAGCAAatacatacaatataataaaaaaaaatagtaagttATTAGAAGAATTGTTAGTTACTCATAGTAGGAAAGTTGAATACATCTTTCTGTAATATTTTGTTGAGCAGCGAGTATGAATATGCCCAAAGCAGGAATTGAGGCACCGCACTATCGTTCAGTCGAATTGCAACTGTCTCGGCTATTGTGGATATTGTCTCATATGCCCACACCTAACATAGAGTTTTAGTTAGTTATCATTAAAGTCAACACAATGTTATATGACGTGTATGTAACATAATCTTTTTAGTTACCTGGAATGCATGAGGAAAGCCAGGTAGACTATACCTGAACATATAATTCTTATTCAATAGTGTCTTATGCTTGTATACACCGGCCTTATCCTTCAAGGCTCTCTAAAGGCCACCAATGGTCCTCTCCCCTAAAATCTCCTTCCAATCTAGACCGTTGAAGTGTTCCAAGTGTCGCACCCTATCGAGCAAAGACTTGTCAATGCTTCTCTTCGTATTTTCCTTGCCTAACAAACCCATTTCAAACAAATATACAAGACTGACATTTACCACATATAGGTCATTTACAAATTGTAGCTCCTTATAAAGCTTTTTTAAGGTGGTTAGATGAATATCCGTCGCTTGTAGATTACGGAAGTACTTCATCTGCAATGACTTCGTCATTTCAATATTCTCCTCAACTTGCACAAGTGATCACCACAGTCCTGTCACCAATAGGAATTCATCCTTCGAAAAATTCACATTGTGTCCTTTCAATCTAAAACTCATAGACTCATCACCCCTATTTTCACCTACCTCTCTCAATAGAATAGGATGGACTGGCAGGCTGTTGAAGACTATATCCATATCCACAAACCTTCCACATACATTCCTCTTAAACAAATGAAGTTGTGTATCAGTAAGCTTTTCCTTGGTTGTCCAGTTGACAACCTCAATATGAGATGATAAGCTCATAGCTTGGTCGCAAAAACAGTCTTTAACATCAATCTTGTATCTATCCATCGAATACTGCAAGGAAACAACACATTCAAATACTAGGAAAATCAAATTAACACACCTAGCTAAAAAGAAATCTCATTGAAATTTTCTTGATAAACTCTCTCGATTCTCGTACTCGGTATCAGTTCCCATACTTAATTCTCATATTCGATTTTCTCAAACGATTCCCATGCTcaattctctcaaataattctCATGCTCGATTCTCTTGCTCGATTTTTATTAATGATTCTCTCAAATGATTCTCATGCTCGATTCTCTCGTTCGATTTTCTCTATCGCTTCTCTCAAACGATTCTTGTGTTCGATCTGCATCCTTGGTTTTCATGTTTGGTTCTCAATATCGCCCTCTGAAAAATCCTACATTTACCATATCATTCATCCCCATAGTCGACATTCTTcctaaacctaatagccacccTAGCCCCTAATCCCCAAAGTAACACATGCACAaaaatccaaaacaacaatccaaaataacaaacaacaaaagaagaaaatgaaaatgataccTTTCGAATTGAGCGACGAAATATGATATTTTGTAAGTCGTTAGAGGCGCGAGGAATGTGGGAAGAATGTCGTGTCTCTGAAGATTTTGTAGATCATTCGATGGGTGTGAGGATGATAATGACCAATGGAGTGAGAAGCTTCAGAGACACGACTTTCGGTatcaaaaatttcaaatttagtcAAGATAGTGGGTTTCCTGGCGAGGATTAGGATCAAGAAGGAGTATCAAGAACGAGAATCGAGACCGATTTTAATTATCTGACGTGGATCGGGATCGGGATCGGGGAGCGAGGACATGGAACGAGGAACAGGATCAGGAGACGTGAAGTTAGACTGCTGATTGGGATCAGAGATCAATATGAGAGAACGAAGAACGAGATCGAGAATTGAGACTGGAACGCAGGGGGGCCAATCAAGCGCATTTTCAGGTATAATTGGGTAATTTCACAGGCGAACGATGTAAGCAAAAGATAAATTTCAACGAATTCCTCGACATGGGCCATTTTTAAGTTGGACCCCCAAAAGGAGCCATCCGTACAAaaacccccaaacttagaggaaaattactaaaacttttgggtattaaaagtcaaatatcttataaatttttattaaatatatgggAATGAAgagcacattttttttttttaaaaaaaaggacgaatgatcatttagctagaATAGAACGAAGATGAATAGAGAGGTATAATCCCTTTTTTTTGGGGGGTTAGCGATTTGAATTTTCACTCTATTCacctattattttaaattaaaataattgaacTCAAATGGAAAAATATCTTTCTTGATCAAAGAACAGCCTTGAGAGTTAAAATTTATATCCTCTTTCGAAACCTTTATTGAATCTAGTAGTTAAAATTTATCTTGgatatttcttattttcaacTAAATTGAGTAATATGATTTCTCATCCAACTCTAGTCGTTGAGAAAGTCTTCGTTTGGAGGTTATTCGTCATTTTAATCAGATTGATGTAAATCACATTGGGTTTATGATCATcatgaatgaaaattttcatatcattgcTTATATTGGatgttcaaaattttgatgcaTTAAACAATCGCGAAATGTTGTTCCTAGTATATTAGTTCATTGGGCGATAATGTTTATGGCTTGTTCTGCTTGTTGCCGGTatgattttcttcttcaaatttattAACTTGTTAATGATGATAGACATTTTATTGATTCttgtaaattaaaattgtaCTTCAAGAAAAAACTAGTTTATTAATGttagtttcaaattttcaaCTACAACACTTAATGATTTTATACTTTTCTTTTAGTAATAATTTAATGGAAagatatcaatttatatccttaaattttagagattatatcaatttaaatactaAGTTAAATTTTGTATCactttaaactctaaatttttttaaacctTAACATAATAATTGTACCAATTTAGACACGGACTTTCATAAGTATAataatttaaaccataaactttGATGAATGTATTTAAACTCCGAACTTTCtatatccaaataaaatataatgaaagGTTTAGATTGATACATTTGAAAGttaaagatttaaattaatatacttataaaaattcaaagtttaaattgatacaacgtTTCAGAGTATAAATGTCCTtacctaattaaaaaaaatgtaagaaagtgatttttgttttctttgtatttttactATTCATTTTgctaaataatataataattggGGGAAAAATCGGAAGAGATCCCGCCGAATGTAATAGCAAGTTCCGAAACGCAGAGACGACCCGATTTCTTCGGAGTCGAAATCCATCACCGCCCTCTTGACCGAAGTTCGTGGCGGCGCATTCCCTCTCCGTGGCGAAGGTACTCCGTCGGTGATATATGATTCAGAGATCGCTTCCATCTCCGACGATTCTTGAAGTCTTGCATTCGAAACGAGTTCAGGTTTGCCGGTTTTGATGTCTAATGCCACAGTTCTAATTCTGAACCTAAATTCAGAGATTTCAGGGTTATTCTTGCTTCTCATATAGGATTTTTCGAGATTTCGTACTGAGGATTTAGATCTAGAACTTAGACGATGGCGAGCGAGGATTGCCGAGTTTATCACGAGAGACAAAAGCTACAGTTCTGTCTCTTGCACGCTCTCAATAACCTATTTCAGGTATCTTTTCATCCTCAAGCCTCTGACTGTGGAAGTTTTCCAACCGTTTTCTTATTGACTGATATTGAAAAGTCGTTCAACCTTGAAATTTATTATTTGCTTTGTAATTAAGATGCTGATTAACGGAATTATACTGTTTCTCATCATTAAGAAAGAACTATGGCACATAGGATTTCAGAATTCGAACTTATCATCTCACTGTTTCACGATTTGTTGCATTATTTATGTATTTCCATGTCTTTATCTTCTAGTAGCATCATAAATATCTTTTCTAACAGGAAAAGGATGCATTTACTCGAGCAAACTTAAATGCAATTGCTGAAAAGCTGGTGCTTGATGAGCCAAACGAAGAACGTTGGACGCCATTATCATTTGTCTTTAAGCCTCATCACAACACAGTAACTGGAAATTATGACATAAATGTCCTAATTTCAGCTCTGGAAGAGAAGGGGAAGATTGTAGTGTGGCATGACCATCGGAATGGAGCTTCTTCAATCGATTTGGATGGACCTGAGGATACTCATAAACTTATGGGAATTGTACTTAACGTCTCAGTTAGAAGGTTTGGTGGCATTTGGAAAAGTAGGCACTGGGTTGCTCTGAGAAAGATCAACGGATTATGGTATAATTTGGACAGTGATCTGCCTGCTCCTCATCCGTTTAAGGACACTGATGAAGTAAGACAATTTTTGGATCATGTGATCGGTAACAATGGAGAAATTTTGCTTATTATGAATGACAGGAACTAAATCTTTTCCGTTGGATACTTATGTCTGTGCTGGAATCAAATGTAAAATAAGAACTATAGCTGGGATTGCGTTGGTTGTTTATCTGCGACATAATTCGCATACTGAAATCTACTTGGTTTGAGTTAATATTTCTGATTATTTCATATTGCTGATAAAGATGGTAAACAATTTGAAGTGAAAAGCAACAAGAAACGGTTCATGTCTAGAATCAAACCTGAGTATTTTGCACCTAAAAGCGACATGAAAGACTATTATCTGATGATGGGTACCCTGAACGAATTCTGAATTTGCTTAGCTGCTGGTAGAACCGCTATCAGACGAAACCTTGCCCGGTATTACAGAGAAAATCtgtttgttatgtttaaaaaagaCTCAATACTAAGGCCATAGAATGCCTCACCAACAAACTCTACTGGTTAAGGGCTCTACCAGCATCAGAGGTTAGCTTCAACTCTTACTGTGAGTTCTGACCAAAAGTTTATGTTATCATCACTCATACACCATTATCATCATTGCTAAGAACAAACGCAGTCTTTTTGTCTGATGAAAGcctatattatatattttaataagaaGTATGATGCATCACCACCAAAGAATGCTTCCGAAAGGTTTGTTAAAATAAGAACAACTTTACGTACTAAGTAGATGTATTGCCCTATAATTCTCTGCTCAAAGTCCTTTCTTCTTAAATGGACATCTAAGCTTCAGAAATTCCCCTTTTCCCTTTATCTGAAACGCGAATCTTTTGAGCctttcatcattttctttttctctgtcTGCCCCTTATTTAATATTGACTTTGCCTCCTTTGTGATTCGTAAGTCGCTTTCCACTATTGCTTCTGTTCCAAACTAGTGAATGTTGGAGAGAATTGTTTTctctgaaaaagaaaatgagaagaagaaaaagaatatggAAAAGATGGACAAAAAAAAGTCTGAATTCCTAAGCATATTCTCTCTCCTAAAGTTTCACATTTAAAGTGATTTATAGTAGTCAATCTACCTTACTAGATATATTCAATAGTTTTAACATTGCCAGCAATTTAGTCCACTAAAATGCAATAGAGAGGACGAAATGATTATTGCTATATTTAtggttttgtttattatttgaTGTCAAATTGTTGATTTCTACCATTTCTGTACCTACTTCATGCGTGCAAAACTTCCTTTATTCTCTGTTTATCTTGACATCCGCATAAAGTTCATTATGTCTCTGGCTGTTGGATCAAATATTTCACGGTTGAGATTGTATGATTAATAAAGTGTTAGGCAATATATTGAATGACCCTCACTTTCGTTCGTTACTTGATAGAGATTTAATACACAGAAACGATAGAGCCTTCTTGGGTTTGCTTGAGAAACGCTTAGTGGGCAGGCTGCATTTTTCAGCTGTGTGTACGTCTCTTTTCCCAATCTCTTTTGCTCCTTTCCACAAGATTTGGTATTTCAATTCATcttaatctctctctctttctctcgtTACCTTATTTGAACAAAATCTGTTCTATAGGTTATACAACTGTATCCTTGAGTTCTCTCTTCATCTCGCTCTTGTCTCGGACCTTTCTTCTGATTC from Benincasa hispida cultivar B227 chromosome 10, ASM972705v1, whole genome shotgun sequence carries:
- the LOC120089325 gene encoding josephin-like protein; its protein translation is MASEDCRVYHERQKLQFCLLHALNNLFQEKDAFTRANLNAIAEKLVLDEPNEERWTPLSFVFKPHHNTVTGNYDINVLISALEEKGKIVVWHDHRNGASSIDLDGPEDTHKLMGIVLNVSVRRFGGIWKSRHWVALRKINGLWYNLDSDLPAPHPFKDTDEVRQFLDHVIGNNGEILLIMNDRN